A part of Desulfobacter sp. genomic DNA contains:
- a CDS encoding glucose 1-dehydrogenase: MKDFFKLDGKIAIVTGGAGGIGKALALGLGIHGANVVVASRNQNAIEEVAAQITKESGKEAIAISCDVTSEESMNALVDKVKEKYGRIDILVNAMGMNIKHDAFEYPIEDWDRLFDVNVKGTMIACKAAGRVMREQKEGSVINLSSVRGIRGYTGGNSGYCATKGAVELITKALALEWAPLGIRVNAIGPALIITPGTKHIAENPELAKKYASAVPMGRIGLPEDLAGACVYLASAASGFVSGQTLYVDGGLTAQ, encoded by the coding sequence ATGAAAGATTTTTTTAAACTGGATGGAAAAATCGCCATCGTCACCGGCGGTGCCGGGGGCATCGGCAAAGCCCTGGCCCTGGGACTGGGCATCCACGGCGCCAATGTGGTGGTCGCGAGCCGCAACCAGAACGCCATTGAGGAAGTGGCCGCTCAGATTACAAAGGAATCGGGAAAGGAGGCCATTGCCATCTCCTGCGACGTCACCAGTGAAGAGAGCATGAATGCATTGGTGGACAAGGTAAAGGAAAAATACGGCCGCATCGACATCCTGGTCAATGCCATGGGCATGAACATCAAGCACGATGCCTTTGAATACCCCATAGAAGACTGGGACCGGCTCTTTGACGTCAATGTCAAAGGGACCATGATTGCCTGCAAGGCCGCAGGAAGGGTGATGCGGGAGCAGAAGGAAGGTTCCGTCATCAACCTTTCTTCGGTTCGGGGGATCAGGGGATATACCGGGGGCAATTCCGGGTATTGCGCCACCAAGGGCGCCGTTGAGCTGATCACCAAGGCCCTGGCCCTGGAATGGGCGCCCCTGGGCATCCGTGTGAACGCCATCGGTCCGGCGCTGATCATCACTCCGGGCACCAAGCATATTGCCGAAAATCCGGAACTGGCCAAGAAGTATGCCTCCGCCGTTCCCATGGGACGGATCGGGCTTCCAGAGGACCTGGCCGGGGCCTGTGTATACCTGGCATCGGCGGCTTCCGGATTTGTTTCCGGGCAGACCCTCTATGTGGACGGCGGGCTCACCGCCCAGTAA
- a CDS encoding carboxypeptidase regulatory-like domain-containing protein, producing the protein MARKGILIDVNRCTGCYNCFLACRDEHFGNDYLPLSAAQPLNGQFWMQIKEIERGKFPQPKLSYIPVPCMQCREAPCIAAAKDNAVYRREDGVVVIDPEKIEGQKEVVNACPYRAIFWNEEKQIAQKCTLCAHRLDQGEKEPRCVESCPTGAMYFGDLDDESSDISLAAKALDAAAFHPEFGTGPSVLYAGIPKKFLAGEVVLAGSEGECAAGVRLTLEGNGEKREGVSDDYGDFEFEGLEKDASYTLTVEKEGYGTYTTEIFTRTDVNLGEILMAKEA; encoded by the coding sequence ATGGCACGAAAAGGTATATTAATCGACGTCAACAGATGTACGGGCTGCTACAATTGCTTTCTGGCCTGCCGGGACGAGCATTTCGGAAACGACTACCTGCCCCTGTCAGCGGCCCAGCCCCTGAACGGACAGTTCTGGATGCAGATCAAGGAGATCGAACGGGGCAAATTCCCCCAGCCCAAACTCTCCTATATCCCCGTGCCCTGCATGCAGTGCCGGGAGGCCCCCTGTATTGCGGCGGCCAAGGACAATGCCGTCTACCGCCGGGAGGATGGGGTGGTGGTCATTGATCCGGAAAAGATAGAAGGCCAGAAAGAGGTGGTCAATGCCTGTCCCTACCGGGCCATTTTCTGGAATGAGGAAAAGCAGATCGCCCAGAAATGCACCCTCTGCGCCCATAGACTTGACCAAGGGGAAAAGGAGCCCCGCTGTGTGGAATCCTGTCCCACCGGCGCCATGTATTTCGGGGACCTGGACGACGAATCCAGTGACATTTCCCTTGCGGCAAAGGCACTGGATGCCGCCGCTTTTCACCCGGAATTCGGCACCGGCCCTTCGGTGCTTTACGCCGGTATTCCCAAAAAATTCCTTGCCGGCGAAGTGGTGCTGGCCGGCAGCGAAGGGGAGTGCGCCGCCGGGGTCAGGCTGACCCTTGAAGGCAACGGGGAAAAACGGGAAGGGGTTTCCGACGATTACGGTGATTTTGAATTTGAGGGCCTTGAAAAGGATGCATCCTATACCCTCACCGTTGAAAAAGAGGGGTATGGGACCTATACCACCGAAATTTTCACCCGTACCGATGTCAACCTGGGAGAAATCCTCATGGCAAAGGAGGCATAA
- a CDS encoding molybdopterin-dependent oxidoreductase yields MMTEQVFTNCTNAGPVSVYVKDGKVQRIRPLVADEKDFKPWVIEAGGEKYSPRKKFHIAPYVHGERRRLYSDERIKYPMKRVDFDPDGERNPQNRGKSAYERISWDEAIDIIAKEISRVKDTYGGSAISGMTSSHHNWGIVGYKMGPFARFMNMLEFTPVLDNPDSWEGWHWGATHTYGFYWRLGMPEPYDMLGDALQNAEMIVFWSNDPDSTRGTYTGQDSAMWRTWLKEKGVEMIVIDPFHNFTAAAMDCKWLAPRMGTDTALAMAIAHVWITEDLYDKEYVKNRTIGFDEFKPYVMGETDGTPKSPEWAEAESGIKARVIRTLARKWAAKRTILSGGSRGGEGGACRTAFGTEWARMMVLLQAMQGLGKPGRSIWGTTMGAPSDVDIWFPAYADLEGRVSTTSIANKLPGNPTKQRLWRLTLPDAVLDPPVSWYGEGFCGQSLDQQFKHFEYPMEGYSEIKMFYRYGGSFMGTMSDTSKWVRMYQSPKLEFVINQDCWYNSETRMADIILPACTNFERDDVGEWGACGGYTCHASSGCNFRIVVRQQKCLEPMWESKSDFEIFTLIADKLGKKEEFTDGKTELEWVKAFFDHSDLPKVVDWETFNKKGYHIINIKEDYKPTPALRWFAEGRECDTPDPNNKKRGTDKADELGTYSGKIEFASESLRQHFPDDEERPVSPKYIPSFEGHRSDIFKKYSLQLLSPHPRFSFHCHYDKHTDWLDDIPVHRIKKDGYAWWPARIHPSDAAARDIKNGDIVRLYNDRGGVLCCAVVTERVKPGVIHSYASSAKYDPLIPGDADAPDKGGCVNILTPSRMVSQNAPGMTPNSCLIEIEKWEG; encoded by the coding sequence ATGATGACAGAACAAGTTTTTACCAATTGCACCAATGCAGGTCCCGTCAGTGTCTATGTCAAAGACGGCAAGGTTCAGCGGATCCGGCCGCTGGTCGCGGATGAAAAGGATTTTAAACCCTGGGTGATCGAGGCGGGTGGAGAAAAATATTCGCCCCGCAAAAAATTCCATATCGCCCCCTACGTCCACGGTGAACGGCGCCGCCTCTATTCCGACGAGCGTATCAAGTACCCCATGAAGCGGGTGGATTTCGATCCCGACGGAGAGCGCAATCCACAGAACCGGGGAAAATCCGCCTACGAACGGATTTCCTGGGACGAGGCCATTGATATCATCGCCAAAGAGATCTCCAGAGTAAAAGATACCTACGGCGGATCCGCCATCAGCGGCATGACCTCCTCCCATCACAACTGGGGGATTGTGGGCTACAAAATGGGGCCCTTTGCCCGGTTCATGAACATGCTTGAATTCACGCCGGTCCTGGACAACCCCGACTCCTGGGAGGGGTGGCACTGGGGCGCCACCCATACCTACGGCTTTTACTGGCGCCTGGGCATGCCAGAACCCTATGATATGCTGGGGGACGCCCTCCAGAATGCGGAAATGATCGTATTCTGGTCCAATGACCCCGACTCCACCCGGGGCACCTATACGGGACAGGATTCGGCCATGTGGCGGACCTGGCTCAAGGAAAAAGGGGTGGAGATGATCGTCATCGATCCCTTTCACAATTTTACGGCCGCCGCCATGGACTGCAAGTGGCTGGCCCCCCGCATGGGCACGGACACGGCCCTGGCCATGGCTATCGCCCATGTATGGATCACCGAAGACCTTTACGATAAGGAATATGTAAAGAACAGGACCATCGGTTTTGACGAATTCAAGCCCTATGTGATGGGGGAAACCGACGGCACCCCCAAATCCCCTGAATGGGCCGAGGCAGAATCGGGGATCAAGGCCCGGGTGATCCGGACCCTGGCCCGGAAATGGGCGGCCAAGCGGACCATCCTCTCCGGGGGCTCCCGGGGGGGCGAAGGCGGGGCCTGCCGGACCGCATTCGGCACGGAGTGGGCCAGGATGATGGTCCTGCTCCAGGCCATGCAAGGGCTGGGCAAGCCGGGCCGCAGCATCTGGGGCACCACCATGGGCGCCCCCTCTGACGTGGATATCTGGTTCCCGGCCTATGCCGACCTTGAAGGCCGGGTCTCCACCACCAGCATCGCCAACAAGCTGCCGGGCAACCCCACCAAACAGCGGCTCTGGCGGCTGACCCTGCCCGACGCCGTCCTCGATCCCCCGGTGAGCTGGTACGGCGAGGGGTTCTGCGGCCAGTCCCTGGACCAGCAGTTCAAGCACTTTGAGTATCCCATGGAAGGCTACTCGGAAATCAAGATGTTCTATAGATACGGCGGCTCATTCATGGGCACCATGAGCGACACCTCCAAGTGGGTCCGCATGTACCAGAGCCCCAAGCTTGAATTCGTCATCAACCAGGATTGCTGGTATAACAGCGAAACCCGGATGGCGGATATCATCCTGCCGGCCTGCACCAATTTCGAGCGGGACGACGTGGGGGAATGGGGGGCCTGCGGCGGCTACACCTGCCATGCCAGCTCCGGCTGCAACTTTCGGATCGTGGTCCGCCAGCAAAAATGTCTGGAACCCATGTGGGAGTCCAAATCCGATTTCGAGATCTTTACCCTCATCGCAGACAAGCTGGGGAAAAAAGAGGAATTCACCGACGGAAAGACGGAGCTTGAATGGGTAAAGGCCTTTTTCGACCATTCAGACCTGCCAAAGGTGGTGGACTGGGAGACCTTTAACAAAAAGGGGTACCACATCATCAATATCAAGGAGGACTACAAGCCCACCCCGGCCCTGAGATGGTTTGCCGAAGGACGGGAATGCGACACCCCGGACCCCAACAATAAAAAAAGGGGAACGGACAAGGCCGATGAACTGGGCACCTATTCGGGGAAAATCGAGTTTGCCTCCGAGAGTCTCCGCCAGCACTTCCCCGACGACGAGGAACGGCCGGTTTCCCCCAAATATATCCCAAGCTTTGAGGGGCACCGGTCAGACATCTTTAAAAAATATTCCCTCCAGCTGCTCAGCCCCCATCCCAGATTTTCCTTCCACTGCCATTATGACAAGCACACGGACTGGCTGGACGACATCCCCGTCCACCGCATTAAAAAAGACGGGTATGCCTGGTGGCCGGCAAGGATCCATCCGTCGGATGCCGCGGCAAGGGACATTAAAAACGGGGATATTGTCAGGCTTTACAACGACAGGGGCGGGGTGCTCTGCTGCGCCGTGGTCACTGAACGGGTGAAGCCCGGGGTGATCCACAGCTATGCATCCTCGGCCAAATATGATCCCCTGATCCCGGGGGATGCAGATGCCCCGGACAAGGGGGGATGTGTGAATATCCTGACGCCGTCACGGATGGTTTCCCAGAATGCACCGGGCATGACGCCCAATTCCTGCCTCATTGAAATTGAAAAGTGGGAGGGTTAA
- a CDS encoding CoA-binding protein has translation MIELFFKPKSVAVIGASGTPGKLGYVIVKNILDSDFAGDVYPVNPKSDEILGYKVYRSVTEIPGDVDLVVTALPTPKLTVATMEACAQKGVKAVIIESAGFAEMGGEGKVFQQQIVDIARENNIRVMGPNCSGIVSRNIVTSIYPMTKKVPDGNVVLIGQSGLLAAGMASDIVENESLNISHVCSFGNKCDLNENDLLEYFGNEDDVDVISMYLETVSDGRNLTRIAKKAAAKKPVIFLSGGRTEAGAKAAMSHTGSIASNAKIVEAAVKQTGMIMADDFTELKDFAKVFSTQPLPRGNRVAVITLAGSVGVNVSDLCAAHGLELPKLTPETTEKLKDMFDTPVGNPVDLYYSVTKIGFTKTLETTFPDAFRDPNIDAAVVILAGFKYTQEAVQKKIIQKIVREVGKPVVVCMIVGYNKYKNVIMDEMGKELPVFPSLISGVKALSKLCQYGMRKQSS, from the coding sequence ATGATAGAATTATTTTTCAAACCGAAATCGGTAGCAGTCATCGGCGCCAGCGGCACCCCTGGGAAATTGGGGTATGTCATTGTAAAAAATATTCTGGACAGCGATTTTGCCGGGGACGTCTATCCGGTGAACCCCAAATCAGACGAGATCCTGGGATATAAGGTCTACCGGTCTGTCACAGAAATCCCCGGTGATGTGGACCTGGTGGTCACCGCCCTGCCCACGCCGAAACTGACGGTGGCCACCATGGAAGCGTGTGCCCAGAAAGGGGTGAAGGCCGTGATCATCGAGTCCGCCGGTTTTGCCGAAATGGGGGGGGAGGGCAAGGTCTTCCAGCAGCAGATCGTGGATATTGCCAGAGAAAACAATATCAGGGTGATGGGCCCCAATTGCTCGGGGATTGTCTCCAGGAACATCGTCACCTCCATCTACCCCATGACCAAAAAGGTCCCCGACGGCAATGTGGTGCTCATCGGCCAGTCCGGGCTGCTGGCCGCCGGCATGGCCTCGGATATCGTTGAAAACGAGAGTCTGAATATCAGCCACGTCTGCTCATTCGGCAACAAATGCGACCTCAATGAAAATGATCTGCTGGAATACTTCGGCAACGAGGATGATGTGGACGTGATCTCCATGTACCTGGAGACGGTTTCAGACGGCAGGAACCTGACCCGGATCGCCAAAAAGGCGGCGGCCAAGAAGCCGGTGATCTTCCTCAGCGGCGGGCGGACCGAGGCCGGGGCCAAGGCGGCCATGAGCCATACGGGCAGTATCGCCAGCAACGCCAAGATCGTGGAAGCCGCCGTCAAACAGACCGGAATGATCATGGCCGATGATTTTACGGAACTCAAGGATTTTGCCAAGGTCTTTTCCACCCAGCCCCTGCCCAGGGGGAACCGTGTGGCCGTCATCACCCTGGCCGGAAGCGTGGGGGTCAATGTCTCGGACCTCTGTGCCGCCCACGGCCTGGAACTGCCCAAGCTCACCCCTGAAACCACGGAAAAGCTAAAGGATATGTTCGACACCCCCGTGGGCAATCCCGTGGACCTCTATTATTCGGTGACCAAAATCGGGTTTACAAAGACCCTGGAAACCACCTTCCCCGATGCCTTCAGGGATCCCAACATTGACGCGGCCGTGGTGATTCTGGCCGGTTTCAAATATACCCAGGAAGCCGTCCAGAAAAAGATCATCCAAAAAATCGTCCGGGAAGTGGGCAAGCCCGTGGTGGTCTGCATGATCGTTGGATACAACAAGTATAAAAACGTCATCATGGACGAAATGGGCAAAGAGCTGCCGGTCTTCCCCTCTCTGATTTCCGGGGTAAAGGCGCTGAGCAAACTCTGCCAGTACGGTATGCGCAAACAATCATCCTAA
- a CDS encoding molybdopterin-dependent oxidoreductase encodes MAEIKTKDKTVLRSLGLGGFFGGGAEGMIDVKDGKIVRIRPMRYGWKYKKEEVRQWTMERNGKTISPSWKSLPGPFSLAYKKRVYSPNRIKYPMKRVDWDPKGERNPQNRGKSKYVRISWEEATDIIASEITRIHDTYGYNAILMQGDGHGECKTINTPHGHSGTLLDNMGGFTIQVRNPDSWEGWYWGAKHVWGQGVQGNMWPAANIVNDTTKHAEQVLFWGCDPETTPWGFTGQFASRLCYFWAEVGIKQVYICPDLNYGAAVHADKWIPVLPNTDAALQLAIAYTWITEKLYDKEYVDTHVVGFEQFSEYVLGDEDGVPKNAEWASKKCGVPEWTIKALAREFAAKVTSIAHYFGGGFIRGPFSHENARLEVILLGMQGLGKPGVHHHQLTYFGMPRKEGLGGTFFWNPEIEERLSIPVMSSVTAWQEQVIPKTLIHKAIESDEPITFHGTGAIEALALDQFNEYTYPIPKDEGGTEIHMMWTDTPCRITCWNGGNETQLAMRNPKIETIVAQHPWLENDCIYADIILPANTYMEVDDFLTNIRQGTQQPNMMIADKAIEPIGESKSDFEIVVEIAKKLGYEEEVTGGQSVKDMQKKIWGYMGGEELVPWEDLQEKKYWMYNTAENWEEDPAGFELFAKNPEANPLPTPSGKLEFYSEALAKNFPHDKERPPVPKWIEKSAMHDERLSSHRAKMFPLLLMSNHGRWRVHSQCDDITWTREAPTCKVTGPDGYKYEPLWLHTSTAQERGIKNGDIVKIFNERGIVLAGAYVTERLRPGVVYIDHGARHDPIITGEVERGGAINTISPAGITSENCVGQATSGYLVQVERLKGEEMDQWRRDYPEAFDREYDPAAGLRFDAWIEGGDK; translated from the coding sequence ATGGCGGAAATCAAGACCAAGGATAAAACCGTTTTGCGCAGCCTTGGCCTCGGTGGTTTCTTCGGCGGCGGCGCCGAGGGAATGATTGATGTCAAAGACGGCAAAATCGTTCGCATCCGCCCCATGCGGTACGGCTGGAAGTACAAAAAAGAAGAAGTCCGGCAATGGACAATGGAGCGGAACGGCAAAACCATATCGCCCTCCTGGAAATCCCTGCCCGGCCCCTTTTCCCTGGCCTATAAAAAGCGGGTCTATTCCCCCAACCGGATCAAGTACCCCATGAAACGGGTGGACTGGGATCCCAAGGGGGAACGGAATCCCCAGAACCGTGGAAAGAGCAAATATGTGCGTATCTCCTGGGAAGAGGCCACGGATATCATTGCATCGGAAATCACCCGCATCCATGACACATACGGGTACAACGCCATCCTCATGCAGGGGGACGGCCACGGCGAATGCAAGACCATCAACACCCCCCACGGCCATTCCGGCACCCTCCTGGACAATATGGGCGGCTTCACCATCCAGGTGAGGAACCCCGATTCCTGGGAAGGCTGGTACTGGGGGGCCAAGCATGTCTGGGGCCAGGGGGTCCAGGGCAATATGTGGCCGGCGGCCAACATCGTCAACGATACCACCAAACATGCCGAACAGGTACTCTTCTGGGGATGCGACCCGGAAACCACCCCCTGGGGCTTTACCGGCCAGTTTGCCTCCCGGCTCTGTTATTTCTGGGCCGAGGTGGGCATCAAACAGGTCTATATCTGTCCGGACCTCAACTACGGGGCGGCGGTCCACGCCGACAAGTGGATCCCGGTGCTGCCCAATACCGACGCCGCCCTGCAGCTGGCCATTGCCTACACCTGGATCACCGAAAAACTTTACGACAAGGAATATGTGGACACCCATGTGGTGGGCTTTGAGCAATTCAGCGAATATGTGCTGGGGGACGAGGACGGGGTGCCCAAAAATGCGGAATGGGCATCCAAAAAATGCGGGGTTCCCGAATGGACCATCAAGGCCCTGGCCCGGGAATTTGCCGCCAAGGTCACCTCCATCGCCCACTATTTCGGGGGCGGTTTCATCCGCGGTCCCTTCTCCCATGAAAATGCCCGCCTTGAGGTCATCCTCCTGGGCATGCAGGGACTGGGCAAGCCCGGTGTCCACCACCACCAGCTCACCTATTTCGGGATGCCCCGGAAAGAAGGCCTGGGCGGCACCTTTTTCTGGAATCCGGAAATCGAAGAGCGCCTTTCCATACCGGTGATGTCTTCGGTGACGGCCTGGCAGGAGCAGGTGATTCCCAAAACACTGATCCACAAAGCCATTGAATCCGACGAGCCCATCACCTTCCACGGTACCGGCGCCATCGAAGCCCTGGCCCTGGACCAGTTCAACGAATACACCTATCCCATTCCCAAGGATGAAGGCGGGACTGAAATCCACATGATGTGGACGGACACCCCCTGCCGGATCACCTGCTGGAACGGGGGCAACGAGACCCAGCTGGCCATGAGAAACCCCAAGATCGAGACCATCGTGGCCCAGCATCCCTGGCTGGAAAACGACTGCATCTACGCGGACATCATTCTGCCGGCCAATACCTATATGGAGGTGGATGATTTTCTGACCAATATCCGCCAGGGCACCCAGCAGCCGAATATGATGATCGCGGACAAGGCCATTGAACCCATCGGCGAATCCAAGAGTGATTTTGAAATCGTGGTGGAAATCGCCAAAAAGCTAGGATACGAGGAAGAGGTCACCGGCGGCCAGAGCGTGAAGGATATGCAGAAAAAGATCTGGGGCTACATGGGCGGAGAAGAGCTGGTCCCCTGGGAAGATCTCCAGGAAAAGAAATACTGGATGTACAACACCGCCGAAAACTGGGAAGAGGATCCCGCCGGATTTGAACTCTTTGCCAAGAATCCCGAGGCCAATCCCCTGCCCACCCCCTCGGGCAAGCTGGAATTCTACTCAGAGGCCCTGGCCAAGAACTTCCCCCATGACAAGGAGCGGCCCCCGGTTCCCAAATGGATTGAAAAAAGCGCCATGCACGACGAACGCCTCTCCAGCCACCGGGCCAAGATGTTCCCCCTCCTGCTCATGTCCAACCACGGCCGCTGGCGGGTTCATTCCCAGTGCGACGACATCACCTGGACAAGGGAGGCGCCCACCTGCAAGGTCACCGGCCCCGACGGCTACAAGTACGAACCCCTGTGGCTCCATACCTCAACGGCACAAGAAAGGGGCATTAAAAACGGGGATATTGTTAAAATATTCAACGAACGGGGGATCGTCCTTGCCGGCGCCTATGTCACGGAACGGCTGCGGCCCGGCGTGGTCTACATCGACCATGGGGCCCGCCATGACCCCATCATCACTGGCGAAGTGGAACGGGGCGGTGCCATCAACACCATCTCCCCGGCCGGCATCACCTCGGAAAACTGCGTGGGACAGGCCACCAGCGGCTACCTGGTGCAGGTGGAACGGCTGAAGGGCGAGGAAATGGACCAGTGGCGCAGGGATTACCCCGAAGCCTTTGACCGGGAATACGACCCTGCGGCCGGATTGAGATTTGATGCATGGATTGAAGGAGGTGACAAATAA
- a CDS encoding enoyl-CoA hydratase/isomerase family protein, which translates to MGYENIILEKEDKIAVITFNRPQAMNALNIQTRAEFAEAARDVEEDDAVKVLILTGSGKAFVAGSDIKEFHATTSFAAHNIVRLGSIVENLSKPVIAAVNGFCLGGGCEIAMACDLIVASEKAKFGQPEINLGIIPGGGGTQRLQRLIGVCRAKELIFTGDIIRADEADRIGLVNRVVGMDELMPAAKEIAAKIAKKSPAALKLAKQAINKGMQTSLRDGLDYEYEMYALSLSLEDKTEGVNAFLEKRAPKFTGR; encoded by the coding sequence ATGGGTTACGAAAATATTATTCTCGAAAAAGAAGATAAGATTGCCGTCATTACCTTTAACCGGCCCCAGGCCATGAATGCCCTGAATATACAGACACGGGCGGAATTTGCCGAGGCCGCCAGGGATGTGGAGGAAGACGATGCCGTAAAGGTGCTCATCCTCACCGGCTCGGGAAAAGCCTTTGTGGCCGGTTCGGACATCAAGGAATTCCATGCCACCACCTCCTTTGCCGCCCACAATATCGTCCGCCTGGGTTCCATTGTGGAAAATTTGAGTAAACCGGTCATCGCCGCGGTGAACGGCTTCTGCCTGGGCGGGGGCTGCGAGATTGCCATGGCCTGTGACCTCATTGTCGCCTCTGAAAAGGCGAAGTTCGGTCAGCCGGAGATCAATCTGGGCATTATCCCGGGGGGCGGGGGCACCCAGCGCCTCCAGCGCCTCATCGGGGTCTGCCGGGCCAAGGAACTTATTTTCACAGGCGATATCATCCGTGCCGACGAGGCGGACCGGATCGGGCTGGTCAACCGGGTGGTGGGAATGGATGAGCTGATGCCCGCAGCCAAGGAGATCGCGGCTAAAATCGCCAAAAAGAGCCCGGCAGCCCTGAAACTGGCCAAACAGGCCATCAACAAGGGGATGCAGACCAGCCTCAGGGACGGGCTTGACTATGAATATGAAATGTATGCCCTGTCCCTGTCCCTGGAGGATAAAACCGAAGGGGTCAATGCATTCCTTGAAAAACGGGCACCCAAGTTTACCGGCCGGTAA
- a CDS encoding cupin domain-containing protein produces the protein MISVKDAKGIPYEAAKHSGVYGIQKLTEEDSQRITVCYSYFQPDGGAEMCPSPKERVYYVTKGSITVNGKDGESHVIDEGGMIYIAPGEERDMVINNGKPAEVLVFIVTP, from the coding sequence ATGATCAGTGTTAAAGATGCCAAGGGCATCCCCTATGAGGCAGCCAAGCATTCAGGCGTATACGGAATTCAAAAACTTACCGAAGAAGACTCCCAGCGGATAACGGTGTGTTATTCCTATTTTCAGCCCGACGGGGGGGCCGAGATGTGCCCCTCGCCCAAGGAACGGGTCTATTACGTCACCAAGGGCAGTATCACCGTCAACGGAAAGGACGGGGAATCCCATGTGATCGACGAGGGGGGGATGATCTACATCGCCCCCGGCGAGGAGCGGGATATGGTCATCAACAACGGAAAGCCCGCTGAAGTCCTCGTGTTCATCGTAACCCCCTGA
- a CDS encoding OB-fold domain-containing protein: MENMANKVARIPNLVDWSTGEVRLMSAKCASCGTYFFPREHYQHRPGCSREGVENVLLPGKGKLASYTVQYYPCPAPFRTDKKITPYGIGLVEFEAEKIQITGIITETDLKSLKVGMEMETTVLDLYVNEEKQEVVTWAFKAVL, from the coding sequence ATGGAAAACATGGCAAATAAGGTCGCCCGGATTCCAAATTTAGTGGACTGGTCCACAGGCGAAGTGAGATTGATGAGTGCGAAATGCGCCTCCTGCGGCACTTACTTTTTTCCCAGGGAGCATTACCAGCACCGCCCCGGCTGTTCAAGGGAGGGCGTGGAAAATGTCCTGCTGCCCGGCAAGGGAAAACTGGCCAGCTATACGGTCCAATATTATCCCTGCCCCGCCCCCTTTAGAACCGATAAGAAGATCACCCCCTACGGCATCGGCCTGGTGGAATTTGAAGCGGAAAAAATCCAGATCACCGGCATCATCACCGAGACCGACCTGAAATCCCTTAAGGTGGGGATGGAAATGGAAACCACGGTGCTTGACCTCTATGTCAATGAGGAAAAGCAGGAAGTGGTCACCTGGGCCTTTAAAGCGGTTCTATAA
- a CDS encoding acetate--CoA ligase family protein, whose protein sequence is MTGPEIIKSARAEKRTVLTEIEAKTILGEIGINCTPTILASSKEQAVATSHEIGYPVVLKISSKDITHKSDAGGVKVNLANKGEVEQAWDEIMASCRGAYPDADIEGVAVQAMAEMGTEVIMGMIKDPSFGPVVMFGLGGVLVEVLKDVSFRIVPIDKNDAVEMCGEIKGKKLLEGYRGQDPADVACLQDMLVTLSDFVDRTPGIEEIDMNPVFAYKAGAAVVDARIILSAE, encoded by the coding sequence ATGACTGGACCGGAAATAATCAAATCAGCAAGAGCGGAAAAAAGGACGGTGCTCACCGAGATTGAAGCCAAAACCATCCTGGGTGAAATCGGCATAAATTGCACCCCGACCATACTTGCATCCTCCAAAGAACAGGCCGTGGCAACAAGCCATGAAATCGGCTATCCGGTGGTATTGAAGATTTCTTCCAAGGATATCACCCATAAGAGCGACGCCGGCGGGGTCAAGGTCAATCTGGCAAACAAAGGGGAAGTGGAACAGGCCTGGGATGAAATCATGGCCTCCTGCCGGGGGGCATACCCCGATGCCGACATCGAAGGGGTGGCGGTTCAGGCCATGGCCGAGATGGGAACCGAGGTCATCATGGGGATGATCAAGGACCCCAGCTTCGGCCCTGTGGTCATGTTCGGCCTGGGCGGTGTACTGGTGGAGGTGCTCAAGGACGTTTCCTTCCGTATCGTCCCCATCGATAAAAACGACGCCGTTGAGATGTGCGGGGAAATAAAGGGTAAAAAACTGCTGGAGGGCTATAGGGGACAGGATCCGGCAGATGTGGCCTGCCTCCAGGATATGCTGGTGACGCTCTCGGATTTCGTGGACAGGACACCCGGGATTGAAGAGATCGATATGAATCCGGTCTTTGCCTATAAAGCGGGGGCCGCAGTGGTGGATGCTAGGATCATTCTTTCGGCCGAGTAA